One segment of Vibrio mimicus DNA contains the following:
- the chiS gene encoding two-component system sensor histidine kinase ChiS, translated as MRLRPRFSLDLLVKVKKLVNFVTLGFSCHSPTPGWQSPPSFTKSNALIMFRFYRKQKFKRLQNTLMAAFLALSIIPLTITALFFLHSHSKDLEEQSTSYLVSVRDTKQQQVIDYMMAKESEVMGFVRSELAYASGGRFYGLVNAFQRLDVSIEAVREHAQQRYIPGSGDQIKTSVLPQSSSYVGSERYRLLHKRYHWAYLELLKRSDFDDILLVDIDGNVVYSIYKYDNFGTNLLTGKYQDSNLGHTFKRLEQTVNEQRKTNEDFTPIVISDFVQEDGKQYAWLGAPIIQQGYLHSYAMFRLPSNAITKLIADGNNNPSMQTILVGQDHRSRTLASAEISVEKSKEVVDLALSGKRAVGTYTNTDDEKIIAAYAPINLNSIHWALVVELPEKEAFARVRQLEKLFVFAMLTAIVLVVIASHYLSNFITSPLLKLTWAAERVSAGDLDEAMINTERKDEIGRLAVSFERMQRSIREKILLIKSQNKELENNLLIIRKQNDELQLANKLKDEFLATTSHELRTPLHGMIGIAEALVSGANGPLTAAHKYQLDIIINSGQRLATLVDDLLDYHKMRYGALDIQKCAVDLSSATRLVLELSHHLLGKKTLRIINQVPEQAVWVSADPQRLEQVLYNLIGNAIKYTSEGKIVISTTYMDDKIRVQVVDTGQGIPADQLEQIFEPLIQAGRDASRYRQGAGLGLSITRQLIELMGGTLYVSSQPMVGTTFSFTLPLAIQSEIEQARLTELPHFQAPEILDTELPEQSTLPENEHGPLLLVADDEPVNLRVLDSFLRLEGYRVHTVQDGNEVLEAVKREKPELLLLDIMMPGMSGYQVCEKLRQTYDHAELPIIMLTALNQSDDRVRGFEAGANDYLSKPFNKQELAARIIAHLTASKAELRRIENAQLQKELKHRAMVEASLLETQGRLLEQLESAPEAILCVKEGNKVRFANEAASRLFRRTPEQLKRSSAEELIAPKYLNIDQEHYCGNIDVYVDDVRQHLSADVLRLPEGSGLQAMYIFNVGGSINASRIYNLETAVEALSSYAFEGDKDKLQQLKELGGEFTRLADKASGEYQSKQDLMRSVLVEAMTSALDYWERVSGQSKFTFAEQSGLWRVYLDRSTLQTRTLDKYLRIETLPKTPRWRTVLNSLDYILEHCKESGPDRAHIEMQRDKLQKLLTTE; from the coding sequence TTGCGCCTACGCCCACGCTTTAGCTTGGACTTACTTGTCAAAGTAAAAAAACTCGTTAATTTCGTTACTTTAGGTTTTTCTTGTCATTCACCCACTCCTGGTTGGCAATCGCCACCGAGTTTCACCAAAAGTAACGCCTTAATTATGTTTAGGTTCTATCGGAAACAAAAATTCAAGCGCCTGCAAAATACGCTGATGGCGGCGTTTCTGGCGCTCAGTATCATTCCACTCACGATTACCGCGCTGTTTTTCCTGCATTCGCACAGCAAAGATCTGGAAGAACAGAGCACTTCATACCTCGTTTCAGTACGTGATACAAAACAGCAGCAGGTCATTGACTACATGATGGCCAAAGAGTCAGAAGTGATGGGTTTTGTCCGCTCTGAACTTGCCTATGCCAGTGGCGGCCGATTTTATGGGTTAGTCAACGCTTTTCAGCGGTTAGATGTCAGCATAGAAGCGGTGCGTGAACATGCTCAGCAGCGCTACATTCCGGGTTCAGGCGATCAAATCAAAACCTCTGTACTACCACAATCGAGCAGCTACGTAGGCAGTGAACGTTATCGACTACTACATAAACGCTATCACTGGGCTTATTTAGAGCTTCTTAAACGCTCGGATTTTGATGACATCTTGCTCGTTGATATCGATGGCAATGTAGTTTACTCCATCTATAAATACGATAATTTCGGAACCAACTTATTAACAGGGAAGTATCAAGATTCTAATCTTGGGCATACTTTTAAACGCCTAGAACAGACCGTTAATGAGCAACGTAAAACCAATGAAGACTTTACTCCGATAGTGATCTCCGACTTTGTGCAAGAAGATGGAAAACAGTATGCCTGGCTTGGGGCTCCGATTATTCAACAAGGTTACTTACATAGCTATGCGATGTTCCGACTACCGAGCAATGCGATCACTAAGCTGATTGCTGATGGGAATAACAACCCTTCGATGCAAACGATACTGGTTGGCCAAGATCACCGCTCACGAACGTTAGCCTCTGCAGAAATTTCTGTTGAAAAAAGCAAAGAGGTGGTTGATTTAGCCCTCTCGGGTAAACGTGCAGTGGGGACTTACACCAATACCGATGATGAAAAGATCATTGCCGCCTACGCGCCGATCAATCTCAATAGTATCCACTGGGCATTAGTGGTTGAATTACCTGAAAAAGAAGCATTTGCTCGCGTACGTCAATTAGAAAAGTTGTTTGTCTTTGCCATGCTCACCGCGATCGTTCTCGTGGTAATTGCTTCCCACTACCTGTCTAACTTCATTACCTCACCGCTTTTGAAACTAACATGGGCGGCTGAGCGCGTTTCCGCAGGTGATCTCGATGAAGCAATGATTAACACCGAGCGTAAAGATGAAATCGGTCGTTTGGCGGTCAGCTTCGAACGTATGCAGCGCTCCATTCGCGAGAAAATATTGCTCATCAAATCGCAAAACAAGGAGCTAGAAAATAACCTACTTATCATTCGTAAGCAGAATGATGAGTTACAGCTCGCGAACAAACTCAAAGATGAATTCCTCGCCACCACCTCACATGAGTTACGCACGCCTCTGCATGGCATGATCGGCATTGCGGAAGCCTTAGTCTCCGGAGCTAATGGCCCATTAACTGCAGCCCATAAGTACCAACTCGACATCATCATCAACAGTGGGCAACGCTTAGCAACCTTAGTCGATGACCTGCTCGACTATCATAAAATGCGCTACGGCGCGTTGGATATTCAAAAGTGCGCAGTCGATTTATCCAGTGCAACACGCTTAGTCTTGGAACTATCACACCATTTATTAGGCAAAAAAACGCTGCGCATTATTAACCAGGTGCCAGAGCAAGCCGTATGGGTTTCCGCGGATCCACAACGCTTAGAGCAAGTGCTGTATAACCTGATCGGAAATGCCATTAAGTACACTTCTGAGGGAAAAATCGTCATTTCGACAACTTATATGGACGACAAAATCCGCGTGCAAGTCGTTGATACCGGACAAGGCATTCCAGCCGATCAACTGGAACAAATTTTTGAGCCATTAATCCAAGCCGGTCGTGATGCTAGCCGCTATCGCCAAGGTGCTGGCTTAGGGCTTTCTATCACTCGCCAATTAATCGAATTGATGGGCGGAACCCTCTATGTAAGTAGTCAACCAATGGTTGGTACAACATTCAGTTTTACTCTGCCGTTAGCCATCCAATCCGAGATTGAACAGGCTCGCTTAACCGAATTGCCTCACTTCCAAGCCCCTGAAATATTGGATACGGAGCTGCCAGAACAAAGTACGCTGCCTGAAAATGAACACGGTCCATTACTTCTAGTGGCTGATGACGAACCGGTTAACCTCAGAGTATTAGACAGCTTTTTACGCCTTGAAGGCTATCGTGTTCATACCGTACAAGATGGAAACGAAGTATTAGAAGCCGTAAAGCGTGAAAAACCAGAACTTCTACTACTCGATATCATGATGCCAGGGATGAGCGGCTATCAAGTATGTGAAAAACTTAGACAAACTTACGACCATGCTGAACTACCGATCATTATGCTAACCGCTCTCAATCAGTCTGACGACCGAGTGCGGGGATTTGAAGCGGGAGCAAATGACTACTTATCAAAGCCATTCAACAAGCAGGAGCTCGCCGCGCGTATTATTGCCCACCTCACCGCTAGCAAAGCAGAATTACGCCGCATTGAAAATGCGCAGTTGCAAAAAGAGCTGAAACATCGCGCGATGGTGGAAGCAAGCCTTCTTGAAACGCAAGGTCGCTTACTGGAACAATTAGAATCTGCGCCGGAAGCCATTTTGTGTGTGAAAGAAGGTAATAAGGTGCGCTTTGCCAACGAAGCCGCTTCTCGCCTATTTAGACGTACACCAGAGCAGCTTAAACGCTCGAGTGCAGAAGAATTGATTGCACCTAAGTATCTCAACATCGATCAAGAACATTACTGCGGCAATATCGATGTCTATGTTGATGATGTACGACAACATTTATCTGCCGATGTCCTGCGCTTGCCTGAAGGATCGGGCTTACAAGCCATGTACATTTTTAATGTCGGCGGCAGTATTAATGCATCGCGTATTTACAACCTAGAAACTGCGGTAGAAGCGCTTTCTAGCTACGCCTTCGAAGGCGATAAAGATAAGTTACAGCAGCTCAAAGAATTAGGAGGCGAATTTACTCGACTCGCCGATAAAGCCTCCGGTGAGTATCAGTCCAAACAAGATTTGATGCGTAGTGTCTTGGTCGAAGCCATGACCAGTGCTCTTGATTATTGGGAGCGTGTCTCGGGACAAAGCAAATTTACCTTTGCAGAGCAAAGTGGCTTATGGCGCGTTTATCTTGACCGCAGCACCTTACAAACACGAACTCTAGACAAATATTTACGTATCGAGACCCTGCCCAAAACACCACGCTGGAGAACGGTTCTAAACTCGCTTGATTACATTCTTGAGCATTGCAAAGAATCCGGTCCGGATCGTGCCCATATCGAAATGCAGCGCGATAAATTACAAAAACTGCTCACCACTGAGTAA
- a CDS encoding ABC transporter substrate-binding protein gives MLANIKKTALAAAVIAAATSVSAPAFARSELTIVPDFYPTMVRNFNPYLATNLRTTTDFIYEPLVVFNEMKGNTPVFRLAESYKMADDLMSVTFDIRKGVKWSDGEAFTADDVVYSFDLLKAKPELDQRGINKWVTSVEKVDEYKVRFRLSEANSNVPYEISLIPIVAEHVWKEVKDPTTFTNENPVGTGPFTVIDTFTPQLYIQCRNPNYWDAANLEVDCLRVPQIANNDQLLGKIVNSELDWTSSFVPDIDRTYAAANPNHHYWYPAAGTQAFMVNFKNPDAAKKEALDNVDFRRAFSMALDRQTIIDIAFYGSGTVNDFASGLGYAFEAWSDEATHKKYKGFNTYDVEGSKKLLAKAGFKDVNGDGFVETPSGKSFELLIQSPNGWTDFNNTVQLAVEQLQEVGIKAKARTPEFAVYNQAMLEGTYDVAYTNYFHGADPYTYWNSAYNSALQSGDGMPRFAMHYFTDKKLDGLLDSFYKTADKNEQLAIAHGIQKIIAENQVTIPVMSGAWMYQYNTTRFTGWWNEENPQGRPSVWAGIPERLLHVLDLKPVK, from the coding sequence ATGCTTGCCAATATTAAAAAAACAGCACTAGCCGCTGCAGTAATCGCAGCAGCAACCAGTGTTTCAGCTCCAGCGTTTGCACGTAGTGAGCTAACCATCGTGCCAGACTTCTACCCTACAATGGTACGTAACTTTAACCCGTACCTAGCAACTAACCTGCGTACAACCACTGACTTTATCTACGAACCTCTGGTTGTATTCAATGAGATGAAAGGTAACACACCAGTGTTCCGTCTGGCAGAAAGCTACAAAATGGCTGACGACCTGATGAGCGTGACTTTCGATATCCGTAAAGGCGTTAAGTGGTCTGATGGCGAAGCATTTACAGCTGACGACGTGGTTTACTCTTTCGACTTGCTGAAAGCGAAACCAGAACTTGACCAACGTGGTATCAATAAGTGGGTAACTAGCGTTGAGAAAGTAGACGAATACAAAGTACGTTTCCGTCTGTCTGAAGCGAACTCTAACGTGCCTTATGAAATTTCTCTGATCCCTATCGTTGCTGAGCACGTGTGGAAAGAAGTGAAAGATCCAACCACTTTCACTAACGAAAACCCAGTAGGTACTGGTCCTTTCACAGTGATCGATACTTTCACTCCACAACTGTACATCCAATGTCGTAACCCGAACTACTGGGATGCTGCGAACCTAGAAGTTGACTGTCTGCGTGTTCCACAAATCGCAAACAACGACCAACTACTGGGCAAAATCGTAAACTCTGAGCTCGATTGGACTTCTTCATTCGTTCCAGATATCGACCGTACTTACGCAGCAGCGAACCCTAACCACCACTACTGGTACCCAGCAGCGGGTACTCAGGCGTTCATGGTTAACTTCAAAAACCCAGATGCTGCGAAAAAAGAAGCATTGGATAACGTAGATTTCCGTCGTGCGTTCTCTATGGCTCTTGATCGTCAAACCATCATTGACATCGCCTTCTACGGCAGCGGTACAGTGAACGACTTCGCATCTGGCCTTGGTTACGCATTCGAAGCATGGTCTGATGAAGCGACTCACAAAAAGTACAAAGGCTTCAACACTTATGACGTTGAAGGCTCTAAGAAGCTACTGGCAAAAGCGGGCTTCAAAGATGTGAACGGTGACGGTTTCGTTGAAACTCCATCAGGCAAATCTTTTGAACTGCTGATCCAATCTCCAAATGGCTGGACTGACTTCAACAATACAGTTCAACTGGCTGTTGAGCAGCTACAAGAAGTGGGTATCAAAGCGAAAGCACGTACTCCTGAATTCGCGGTTTATAACCAAGCGATGCTGGAAGGTACTTACGACGTTGCGTACACCAACTACTTCCACGGCGCAGATCCATACACTTACTGGAACAGTGCATACAACTCAGCACTGCAATCTGGTGATGGTATGCCACGCTTCGCAATGCACTACTTCACAGACAAGAAGCTTGATGGCTTGCTAGACAGCTTCTACAAAACAGCAGACAAGAACGAGCAGCTAGCGATCGCTCATGGTATTCAGAAGATCATTGCTGAAAACCAAGTGACTATCCCTGTTATGTCTGGTGCATGGATGTATCAGTACAACACCACTCGCTTCACTGGCTGGTGGAATGAAGAAAATCCACAGGGCCGTCCAAGCGTTTGGGCTGGTATCCCAGAGCGTCTACTACACGTACTGGATCTGAAACCAGTTAAGTAA
- a CDS encoding ABC transporter permease, whose translation MGYFLRRLSFYFAALLVAATLNFIIPRAMPGDPVTMMFANATAQVTPERIEAMKQLLGFVDGPWYVQYLTYIKSILTWELGTSIKFYPLSVNELLGGAFGWSLFLAGTAVIISFSIGSVLGIFAAWKRGSRYDTFITPGMLVIQAVPQVVIAMLAMFTFAIGLGWFPTGYAYTAGTIPDWTSWAFIKDVGYHAVLPLVCASIVQIGGFLVNMRNNMINLLAEDYITMAKGKGLSENRVVFNYAARNALLPSVTALSMSLGMAIGGQLIIEIIFNYPGLGTVLFNAITARDYQVLQGQLLIMTLFMLFFNLLADMLYVVLDPRLRKGGK comes from the coding sequence ATGGGTTACTTTTTAAGACGATTGTCGTTCTATTTTGCCGCGTTGCTGGTCGCAGCAACATTAAACTTTATTATTCCGCGTGCCATGCCTGGTGATCCCGTCACCATGATGTTTGCTAACGCAACTGCACAAGTTACCCCTGAGCGTATCGAAGCCATGAAACAGCTTCTAGGCTTTGTGGATGGACCTTGGTATGTCCAATATCTGACATACATCAAAAGCATCCTGACATGGGAACTTGGCACTTCAATCAAATTCTACCCTCTGAGTGTGAATGAACTACTTGGTGGTGCATTTGGCTGGTCACTGTTCCTTGCCGGTACTGCGGTTATTATCTCGTTTTCGATCGGTTCTGTGCTTGGGATTTTTGCTGCATGGAAACGTGGTAGCCGGTACGACACCTTCATCACACCGGGTATGTTGGTGATTCAAGCGGTGCCACAAGTGGTTATCGCCATGCTTGCCATGTTCACTTTCGCTATCGGTTTAGGCTGGTTCCCAACCGGTTACGCCTACACAGCTGGCACAATCCCTGACTGGACAAGTTGGGCATTTATTAAAGATGTGGGCTATCACGCCGTACTGCCTCTGGTTTGTGCTTCGATTGTGCAAATCGGTGGTTTCTTGGTCAACATGCGTAACAACATGATTAACCTACTCGCTGAAGATTACATCACTATGGCGAAAGGCAAAGGCTTAAGTGAAAACCGTGTGGTATTCAACTACGCAGCACGTAACGCCCTACTGCCAAGTGTCACGGCACTTTCTATGTCTCTCGGTATGGCGATTGGTGGTCAGTTGATCATTGAAATTATCTTCAACTACCCAGGTTTAGGCACTGTGTTATTTAACGCCATTACTGCGCGTGACTACCAGGTTCTACAAGGTCAGCTGTTGATTATGACTCTGTTCATGCTGTTCTTTAACCTGCTGGCGGACATGCTATACGTTGTTCTAGACCCTCGCTTACGCAAGGGAGGTAAATAA
- a CDS encoding ABC transporter permease yields MKALWKLLRGNRMAMIGVTILSMFFLLAVAAPFITSHAPDKRTGNPHEYPAFVVKAAKASPDGWVAENLATDRRTLAMSKKADHILGTTRMGRDVWSQVAYGARVSLAVGFGAGITVCFLATVIGVSAGYFGGKIDDFLTAAMNIMLVIPQYPLLFVLAAFIGEAGPLTIALIIGCTSWAWGARVVRSQTMALREKEFVKAAEVLGESSWRIIFVEILPNLISIVGASFIGSVMYAIMMEATISFLGLGDPNTISWGIMLYNVQTSSSMLIGAWWELLAPCISLTLLVTGLALLNFAVDEIANPQLRSHKGMKRWKNLAKQDQKAREPNVPPQNALWSGDK; encoded by the coding sequence ATGAAAGCACTTTGGAAACTCTTACGTGGCAACCGCATGGCCATGATTGGCGTAACAATCTTGAGCATGTTCTTTCTTCTTGCGGTAGCGGCACCTTTTATTACCTCTCATGCTCCAGATAAACGCACGGGTAATCCACATGAATACCCTGCTTTTGTTGTGAAAGCAGCCAAAGCAAGCCCTGATGGTTGGGTTGCAGAAAACTTAGCGACCGATCGCCGCACTCTAGCGATGTCGAAAAAAGCCGACCACATACTCGGTACCACGCGTATGGGTCGTGATGTGTGGTCACAAGTTGCTTATGGTGCTCGCGTATCCTTAGCCGTTGGCTTCGGTGCCGGTATCACCGTGTGTTTCTTAGCGACCGTCATCGGCGTCTCGGCGGGTTATTTTGGTGGAAAAATTGATGATTTCCTCACTGCAGCGATGAACATCATGTTGGTAATTCCTCAATATCCACTGCTATTCGTGTTAGCCGCCTTTATCGGTGAAGCGGGGCCTTTGACCATAGCCTTGATTATCGGTTGTACCTCTTGGGCTTGGGGCGCGCGGGTGGTTCGTTCGCAAACCATGGCACTGCGTGAGAAAGAGTTCGTTAAAGCCGCAGAAGTGCTCGGTGAATCTTCATGGCGCATCATCTTCGTTGAAATTCTGCCAAACCTAATTTCCATTGTGGGGGCAAGTTTTATCGGTTCAGTAATGTACGCCATCATGATGGAAGCCACTATCTCCTTCTTGGGATTGGGCGATCCAAACACCATCAGCTGGGGCATCATGCTGTACAACGTACAAACCTCATCATCCATGCTGATCGGCGCTTGGTGGGAACTGCTAGCCCCTTGTATTTCTTTGACTCTATTAGTCACTGGCCTTGCTCTACTGAACTTTGCGGTTGATGAAATTGCTAACCCACAATTACGTTCACATAAAGGCATGAAGCGTTGGAAAAACCTTGCCAAGCAAGACCAAAAAGCGCGTGAGCCAAACGTACCACCTCAAAATGCACTTTGGAGCGGAGATAAATAA
- a CDS encoding ABC transporter ATP-binding protein, giving the protein MTAPLISIRNLCVDYITDAGDVRACNNVSFDLAPGEVFGLAGESGCGKSTVAFSLMRLHKPPAFITGGEVIFNGEDILKYSDERMQAFRWKEMSMVFQSAMNALNPVLTMEEQFCDVIMRHTNMTREQAKRRAEGLLEIVDIHPSRLNDYPHQFSGGMRQRLVIAIALALNPKMIIMDEPTTALDVVVQREILQKIYALKEEFGFSILFITHDLSLMVEFSDRIGIMYSGELIEVAPSKQILETPYHPYTKGLGSSFPPLTGPKTKLTGIPGNPLNLLEIPQGCRFQARCDRVHEACTKVPTVLRQIEHGRFSNCHLYGQPSAALKR; this is encoded by the coding sequence ATGACTGCACCATTAATCTCAATCCGCAACTTATGCGTGGACTACATTACCGATGCTGGCGATGTCCGTGCCTGTAACAATGTGAGCTTCGATTTAGCCCCTGGCGAGGTGTTTGGCCTGGCTGGAGAGTCTGGTTGTGGTAAATCAACCGTTGCCTTCTCGCTGATGCGCCTCCATAAGCCGCCCGCGTTCATCACAGGTGGCGAGGTGATCTTCAACGGTGAAGACATACTGAAATACAGCGATGAGCGTATGCAAGCGTTCCGTTGGAAAGAAATGTCGATGGTATTCCAAAGTGCAATGAACGCGCTGAACCCCGTTCTGACCATGGAAGAGCAATTTTGCGATGTGATCATGCGCCATACCAATATGACGCGTGAACAAGCAAAACGTCGTGCCGAAGGACTGTTAGAGATCGTGGATATTCACCCAAGCCGACTCAACGATTATCCGCACCAGTTCTCTGGTGGTATGCGTCAACGCTTGGTGATTGCAATTGCGCTCGCGCTCAATCCAAAAATGATCATTATGGATGAACCCACGACCGCCTTGGATGTGGTTGTTCAGCGTGAAATTCTGCAGAAGATCTACGCACTTAAAGAAGAGTTTGGTTTCTCTATTCTGTTCATTACTCATGACTTGTCACTGATGGTCGAGTTCTCAGACCGTATTGGCATCATGTACTCCGGTGAATTGATTGAAGTTGCGCCTTCAAAACAAATTCTGGAAACCCCTTACCACCCTTATACCAAAGGGTTGGGAAGCTCTTTCCCACCATTAACCGGACCAAAAACAAAACTCACAGGGATCCCTGGAAACCCACTCAACTTGTTGGAAATCCCTCAAGGATGCCGTTTCCAAGCTCGCTGCGACCGAGTTCATGAAGCTTGTACTAAGGTGCCGACCGTACTGCGCCAAATCGAGCATGGCCGTTTTTCTAACTGCCACCTCTACGGACAACCTAGCGCCGCACTCAAACGCTAA
- a CDS encoding ABC transporter ATP-binding protein, with amino-acid sequence MSKPHGELLVEGKNLVKDFAINSNALKQPMMRAINDVSFKMYKSRGLSVVGESGSGKSTTAKMIAKMYAPTSGVIEYKGRDIQDIISRDDLMHYREGVQMVWQDPFGSLNPTHTIFHHIARPLLIHKKVTPGNKKELEERVYELLEQVGLIPPKATAAKYPHQLSGGQRQRVNLARNIAVGAEVVLADEPTSMLDVSIRAGVLNLMEEMKFERQMSLLYITHDIATARYIAEDLAVMYVGHMVEWGDTDEIIHDPQHPYTKLLVSAVPDPKKSIHEKLEGNKGEIPLWTPNSVGCPFAGRCLHASAKCREALPEVTQLSDNHFVRCYLFEK; translated from the coding sequence ATGAGCAAACCACATGGCGAATTACTGGTTGAGGGAAAAAATCTGGTTAAAGATTTTGCCATCAACAGTAACGCACTCAAACAACCAATGATGCGTGCCATCAACGACGTGTCATTCAAAATGTACAAAAGCCGCGGTTTATCTGTGGTGGGTGAGTCTGGCTCAGGCAAATCCACTACCGCCAAGATGATCGCGAAAATGTATGCCCCAACCTCAGGCGTCATCGAGTACAAAGGCCGTGATATTCAGGACATCATTTCTCGTGACGATCTGATGCACTACCGCGAAGGTGTACAGATGGTATGGCAAGATCCGTTTGGCTCACTCAACCCAACCCATACCATTTTCCACCACATTGCTCGCCCGCTGCTGATCCACAAAAAAGTCACGCCGGGCAACAAAAAAGAGTTGGAAGAGCGTGTTTACGAACTGCTTGAACAAGTCGGTCTCATCCCACCAAAAGCCACGGCCGCGAAATATCCGCACCAACTTTCTGGTGGTCAGCGTCAGCGCGTTAACTTGGCACGTAACATTGCTGTTGGTGCTGAGGTTGTTCTGGCTGATGAACCCACTTCAATGCTCGATGTGTCAATCCGTGCTGGCGTACTCAACCTGATGGAAGAAATGAAGTTTGAGCGTCAAATGTCACTGCTGTACATCACGCATGACATCGCAACCGCACGCTATATCGCCGAAGACTTGGCCGTTATGTACGTGGGACACATGGTGGAATGGGGTGATACTGACGAGATCATTCACGATCCACAACACCCTTACACCAAGCTGTTGGTATCTGCGGTACCGGATCCGAAAAAATCGATCCACGAAAAATTGGAAGGCAACAAAGGCGAGATCCCATTATGGACTCCGAATTCTGTTGGCTGTCCATTTGCTGGTCGCTGTTTACATGCATCAGCCAAGTGTCGCGAAGCCTTACCGGAAGTTACTCAGCTATCTGACAACCACTTTGTGCGTTGTTATCTGTTTGAAAAATAA
- a CDS encoding glycoside hydrolase family 9 protein: MQLLTNHIGYEIQGSKQAVLLCGQTQLMDDCVLLVCAHSHQTVAKLSIEWHGNVDNWHQGQFHRIDFSNFTTPGDYYLRLDHTHSATFTIAQGVLMQRTFSDVLHYFKSQRCTGQFDQQDKQVPLLGTSTTADVRGGWYDASGDVSKYLSHLSYANYLNPQQTPMVVWNMLKGLAVLQHHSGFAPFSRTRLKDEALFGADFLRRMQNSEGFFYMTVFDKWSKDIKQREICAYATQKGHKSDDYQAGFRQGGGMAIAALASAARLDTHGEFTQAEYLQAAEKGYWHLKEHNPTYLNDGVENIIDEYCALLACCELYRSTENTQYLTQAREWAERLAKRQCSDEQVAHYWSATSNGDRPYFHASDAGLPVIALCEYLNIETDTANYAQLQRVIEQACQFELTITQQVTNPFGYPRQYVKGVESAKRTSFFIAQDNESGYWWQGENARLASLASMAYLAQPHLSTETGEQLQHWAQNALNWIIGLNPYDMCMLDGHGHNNPDYLPHLGFFNAKGGVCNGITAGFEDAHDIAFNPDGQKDDMLQNWRWGEQWIPHGAWYLLAIISQFDHFSAHEEQIA, from the coding sequence ATGCAGTTACTGACCAACCACATTGGCTATGAAATCCAAGGCTCGAAGCAAGCGGTTTTGCTGTGTGGACAAACACAATTAATGGATGATTGTGTACTTTTGGTTTGCGCTCATAGCCATCAGACCGTTGCAAAATTGTCAATCGAGTGGCATGGCAACGTGGACAACTGGCATCAGGGACAGTTTCATCGTATTGATTTTTCGAATTTCACAACTCCAGGCGACTACTATTTACGCTTGGATCATACTCATTCTGCCACTTTTACTATTGCGCAAGGCGTACTCATGCAGCGTACATTTTCTGATGTGCTGCATTACTTTAAATCGCAACGCTGCACAGGGCAGTTTGATCAACAAGACAAGCAAGTACCGCTGCTGGGCACATCAACCACTGCCGATGTGCGCGGCGGCTGGTACGATGCTTCAGGTGACGTTAGCAAGTATCTCAGTCACCTTTCTTACGCTAATTACTTGAACCCACAACAAACACCTATGGTGGTCTGGAACATGCTCAAAGGGTTAGCGGTTTTACAACATCACTCGGGTTTTGCGCCTTTTTCTCGCACTCGCCTCAAGGATGAAGCGTTGTTTGGTGCTGATTTTCTACGCCGTATGCAAAACTCCGAGGGATTTTTTTATATGACCGTCTTTGACAAATGGAGCAAAGACATCAAGCAACGAGAGATTTGCGCCTACGCGACCCAAAAAGGACATAAATCCGATGATTATCAAGCGGGTTTTCGTCAAGGTGGCGGTATGGCGATCGCGGCACTAGCCTCAGCAGCACGTTTAGATACTCATGGTGAATTTACTCAAGCCGAGTATTTACAAGCGGCAGAAAAGGGCTATTGGCATCTCAAAGAGCACAACCCTACTTACCTCAATGATGGTGTTGAAAACATTATCGATGAATACTGTGCGCTACTAGCCTGTTGCGAACTTTATCGCAGCACAGAGAACACTCAATACCTCACTCAAGCACGCGAGTGGGCAGAGCGCCTGGCTAAGCGCCAATGCAGTGATGAACAAGTGGCGCACTACTGGTCTGCCACCAGCAACGGTGATCGCCCATACTTCCACGCCTCCGACGCAGGCCTGCCTGTCATTGCACTTTGTGAATATCTGAATATTGAAACGGATACGGCTAACTATGCCCAGCTACAACGGGTTATCGAACAAGCCTGCCAGTTCGAACTAACGATAACTCAACAAGTCACCAACCCGTTTGGTTACCCGCGTCAGTACGTCAAAGGAGTGGAAAGCGCGAAACGCACCAGTTTCTTTATCGCACAAGACAACGAAAGTGGTTACTGGTGGCAGGGTGAAAATGCGCGCTTAGCTTCACTTGCGAGCATGGCTTATCTCGCTCAACCACACTTAAGTACAGAGACTGGTGAGCAATTACAACATTGGGCACAAAATGCTCTGAACTGGATTATCGGACTCAATCCATACGACATGTGTATGCTCGATGGCCATGGTCACAACAACCCAGACTACCTCCCCCATTTAGGTTTTTTCAATGCCAAAGGTGGAGTCTGCAACGGTATTACTGCTGGGTTTGAAGATGCCCATGACATCGCTTTTAATCCTGACGGCCAAAAAG